ATAGGCGTAGTCACACCCAAATGTTTCAAATGTGCACGCGCTGTTTTTTCCGCCTCCACAACAAAATCCGTCAGCCCGACAATCGCCTGTTGTTCATGCGGCAACAGGCATGGCGTATCAGGCGCACCCAAAGGGGTTGGAATCAAATACAAAACCGGTTTCATTCTTGCAACTCCAAAAAATCTCAGGCCGTCTGAACACATTCAGACGGCCTCAAACTATAAAACTTCCACACCTTCGTTTTTCAAAAAATCAATCAGACGGAAAATCGGAAGACCGATCAAAGCATGCGGGTCCGTACTTTCAATCCACTCCAACAAAGCGGCGCCCAAACCCTCGCTCTTCGCTGCGCCGGCACAATAAACCGCATCCGGCTCGCGTTCCAAATATCGGCTGATTTGTTCCTGCGTCAACTGGCGCATGGCAACCACCGTATGATCGACATGATGCTGAACCTTGCCCGTAGCAGTATTCAAAAGCACGATTGCACTGTAAAATTCAATCCGTTTTCCGCTCAAGTCCGCCAGCATCTGTTGTGCATTTGCGACGTTCATCGGCTTACCCAACTGCCGTCCTTCGCACCATGCGACTTGGTCTGCACCGATAATCAGCGCGGCAGGGAAAGTTGCCGCCAATGAACGGGCTTTGCCTTCCGCCAAACGCAGCGCCGTTTCGCTCGCATGCTCGCCCGCAATAGGCGTTTCGTCAAAATCAGGCGATGCCGTCTGAAAATCGATACCCAAACGGCGAAGCTGTCCGCAGCGGAAAACCGAACTCGACCCTAAAACCAAAGGCAGTTTTACTTCCATATTTTTACTTAAAAACATTGACGTTAGACCGCCGAAATTATATCATACTCCGTTTATGTCATACCCTAATTTGATTGACCCAGAAGTTTTCGCCGCCGAAGGGCAGAATCTGCAAGGCAGCTTCCTGCTCGAAGAATTGGATGAACGAGTCAGTTCGCACGATTATCCGGCCGACAAACAGACACGTGTGTCGTTTACGCTGCAAGGCGGTCGCGACCGGTTGCAACGTCTGTTTCTCGATTTAAACGTCAAAGCCGACATGCCCCTGATTTGCCAGCGTTGCATTACGCCCATGCCGTTTCTACTCGATGAAACCAGCCGTATCGTCCTGTTTGCCGATGAAGAGAGTTTGGACGAAGCCATGCTTGCCGATGAAGAATTGGAAGGCATGCTGCTCGAAAAAGAGCTTGACGTGCGGACTCTGGTTGAAGACCAAATCCTGATGTCGCTCCCTTTCTCCCCTCGACACGAAGACTGCGGCAACAATGGAACACTGGACGAAGTCAATCGGGACAAACCAAACCCCTTCGCTGTTTTAGCAGGTTTGAAAAGCAGTTAATTAGGACACAGTTTATTTATCTAGGAGCTTGAAATGGCCGTTCAACAAAACAAAAAATCCCCTTCTAAACGCGGTATGCACCGTTCACACGACGCTCTGACTGCGCCTTCTCTGTCTGTTGACAGCACAACCGGCGAAGTGCATCGTCCACACCACATTTCCCCAAACGGTATGTACCGTGGCCGTAAAGTGGTAAAAGCTAAAGGCGAATAATCCGTTCGTCTGACTGAAAAAGCCAGAATATTGCCATGCAATGACTGGCTTTTTTGCATTGCACCCTGTATTTTCCTCTTCGGAAGCACACCATGAAACGTAAAATCTGGTACACCTACGACGACATTCACCGCGTAATCAAAGGATTGGCGGAAAAAATCCAAAACTCCGGCACCAAATACGATGCCATGATTGCCATTGGCGGCGGCGGTTTTATCCCTGCCCGCATGTTGCGCTGCTTCTTGGAAATTCCGATTTACGCCGTCACCACAGCCTACTACGACAGTGATAACGAAGGTCAAGTTACCGAGGAAGTGAAAAAAGTCCAATGGCTTGATCCCATTCCAGATGCCCTGAAAGGCAAAAACGTACTGGTCGTTGACGAAGTGGACGACAGCCGCGTTACCATGGAATTCTGCCTGAACGAATTGTTGAAAGAAGATTTCGGCACTGTCGGCGTGGCAGTATTGCATGAAAAAATCAAAGCCAAAGCCGGTAAAATTCCTGAAGGTATCCCTTATTTCAGCGGCATTACCGTTGAAGACTGGTGGATCAACTATCCTTGGGACGCGCTGGACATTGACGAACACAACAAATTGGCCGCGCAAAACCAATAAATTTGGTACGACCGTCGCAACAAGCCTTTTCATCTGATTTTCAATTCAATTTCCTGAAAATCAGATGAGAGTGCTTGTCCGATTATTTGAGGCCGTCTGAAACACACAAACCGGAGAACAACATGATTACACTGGCCGTAGATGCCATGGGCGGAGATGCAGGCCTTGCGATGACCGTCCCCGGTGCAGTGGATTTCCTGAAACAGCAATCCGATGTACATCTGATTATGGTCGGAGATGAAGCAGCAGTCCGCCAAGCATTAAGCTTGGCAGGCGCGCCTATGGACCGCATTACCGTCTGCCATGCAGCGCAAGTCGTCGAAATGGATGAAGCGCCTCAATCCGCGCTGAAAAACAAAAAAGAATCATCCATGCGCATCGCCATCAACCAAGTCAAAGAAGGCAATGCGCAAGCCGCCGTATCGGCAGGCAATACCGGCGCACTGATGGCGACCGCCCGATTCGTCCTCAAAACCATTCCCGGCATTGAGCGCCCTGCCATCGCCAAATTCCTGCCTTCCGATAGCGAACACGTTACCCTGGCTTTGGATTTGGGTGCAAATGTCGATTGCACACCCGAACAACTGGTTCAATTTGCCATCATCGGCAGCGAGCTGGTACACGCGTTACACCCCGAAAAAGGCAGCCCGCGCGTCGCCCTTTTGAACGTCGGTACAGAAGACATCAAGGGTACGGATGCCGTCAAACAAGCCTTTAAACTGTTGAGCAGCAGCAAACTCAACTTTATCGGCAATATCGAAAGCAACAGCGTTTTGTATGGCGAAGCCGATGTCGTTGTCGCTGATGGGTTTGTTGGCAACGTTATGCTCAAAACCATCGAAGGCGCGGTTAAATTCATGAGCGGCGCCATCCGCCGTGAATTCCAAAGCACTCTGTTCAACAAACTTGCCGCCATTGCCGCCCTGCCCGCGCTCAAAGGTTTGAAAGGCAAATTGGATCCGCGCAAATTTAACGGCGCCATCCTGCTTGGCTTACGCGGTATCGTGATTAAGAGCCACGGCGGAACCGACGAAGTCGGCTTCCGTTATGCTTTGGAAGAAGCCTATCACGAAGCCAAATCTGCCGGCCTCGCTCAAATCGAACAAGGCGTAGCCACCCAGTTGGCCGCTTTGGAAGCCGCCAAAGCAGAACTAGAAACTGCTACTCCAGCAACGGAAGCTTAAGGCTGATATACACAGGCCGTCTGAAACCTCAAAATGTTCAGACGGCCTGTTTTTATCTTTAATTACCGGCTTCATTCTTAATATTGGGAATTTTCCCATTTTCGCTTACAATACCCGACTATCTGAATCAATTCTCTAAAAAGGCCGTTCTCATGCAATATGCTAAAATTTCCGGTACAGGCAGCTACCTTCCTGCCAACCGCGTCAGCAATGACGACCTTGCCAAAAAAGTGGACACTTCCGACGAGTGGATTACCACGCGTACAGGTATCAAATTTCGCCATATTGCAGACGACAGCGAAAAAACCAGCGATTTGGCCGCCGAGTCAGCGCGCCGCGCCTTGGCAGATGCCAATTTGCAGGCTGACGATATCGACCTGATTATCGTCGCCACAGCCACTCCCGATATGCAGTTCCCTTCTACGGCAACCATCGTGCAGCAAAAATTGGGCATTGCCAACGGCTGCCCTGCCTTCGACGTACAAGCCGTGTGCGCCGGTTTTATGTATGCCCTGACCACTGCCAATGCCTACATCAAAAGCGGCATGGCGAAAAACGCTTTGGTCATCGGCGCGGAAACCTTCAGCCGCATCGTCGATTGGAACGACCGCACCACCTGCGTTCTCTTTGGTGACGGTGCGGGGGCGGTTGTCTTAAGCGCATCTGACGAACCGGGCATCATCCACAGCAAACTCAAAGCCGACGGCAACTACCTCAACCTTTTGAACGTCCCGGGACAAATCGCCAACGGCCAGATTTGCGGTTCGCCCTACATCAGCATGGACGGCCCCGGCGTATTCAAGTTTGCCGTCAAAATGCTGGCAAAAATTGCAGATGACGTCATCGAAGAAGCCGGTTACACCGCCGATCAAATCGATTGGATTGTGCCGCACCAAGCCAACAAGCGCATTATCGACTCTACCGCCAAACACTTGGGCTTGAGCATGGACAAAGTGATCTTGACCGTCCAAGACCACGGCAACACTTCCGCCGCCTCCATTCCGCTGGCACTGGATGTCGGTATTAAAAACGGCCAAATCAAACGCGGACAAAACCTCTTGCTCGAAGGCATCGGCGGCGGTTTTGCCTGGGGTGCGGTTTTGGTGAAGTACTAACGATTGGGCCGTCTGAACATCCCTTTCAGACGGCTTCTTCTGCCACAACCCATGAAATCCCTAACATTTGCACTCTGCATCAGCATCTTATTTTTAGGCGTAACGTTTATGGTATTGCCCAAACTGGCAATCGCCTATCTCGCACTGAGTGCATACGTTTTCCTGCTTTACTACCTAGACAAACAGCGCGCACGCAACCACGGCAGACGCATACCCGAAGCAAAATTACACCTGCTCAACCTGTTTGGCGGCTGGCCGGGCGGTTATTGCGGCAGCCTCGCATTCAGACACAAAACCAGCAAACCCGGATTTGTCCGCACCTTCCGGCTGACCGCCGCAACCAATACTGTCGCTACCCTCCTTCTGCTGGCAGACACCCTCAAACATTCAAACCAATAAGGAATTACCATGTCTTTCGCATTCTTCTTCCCCGGACAAGGCTCACAAAGCCTAGGCATGATGAACGGCTTTGCCGAGCAAGCCATCGTTAAAGCCACATTTGACGAAGCTTCCGCCGTATTGGGTCAAGACCTGTGGGCAATGATTAACGGCGAAGATGCCGAATTAATCGGGCAAACCGTCAACACCCAGCCCATCATGCTGGCTGCCGGCATTGCCACCTACCGCGCCTACTTGGAAGCCGGCGGTAAAATCCCTTCCGTCGTTGCAGGCCACAGCCTCGGCGAATACACCGCCCTCGTCGCCGCCGGCGCATTGGATTTCGCAGACGCGGTCAAACTGGTCCGCCTGCGAGCCGAACTCATGCAATCTGCCGTACCGCAAGGCGTAGGCGCAATGGCCGCCATTTTGGGTTTGGAAGATGAACAAGTAAAAGCCATTTGTGCCGAAGCTGCACAAGGCGAAGTCGTTGAAGCCGTCAACTTCAACTCCCCAGGCCAAGTCGTGATTGCCGGCAATACCGCCGCAGTCGAACGCGCCATGGCCGCCGCCAAAGAAGCCGGAGCCAAACGCGCCCTGCCGCTGCCCGTTTCCGTTCCTTCACATTGCAGCCTCATGAAGCCTGCAGCGGAAAAACTTGCCGAAGCATTGAAAGACATCACAATCAAACAACCTCAAATCCGTGTCATCCATAACGCCGATGTTGCCTCTTACGATGATGCCGACAAAATCAAAGATGCCTTGGTACGCCAACTGTACAGCCCGGTGCGCTGGACAGAAACCGTCAACGCGCTTGTTTCCGAAGGTATCACCGAATCAGCCGAATGCGGCCCCGGCAAAGTCCTCGCAGGTCTCGCCAAACGCATCAACAAAGAAGCCGCGTGCAGCGCATTGACCAATGCCGACCAAGTGGCTGCATTTATCGAAGCTCACTAAAACGTTTTCAGACGGCCTTATCCTGTCAGGCAAGGCCGTCTGAAAAATTAGCCCACTCCAATCCGAATACATTATGAAAAAAACCATTATTCTTGCCGTTCCCTACATGTACGGACTGGATCAATGTATCGAAAAAAATCTGCGTTTTCTTGGTTTTGATGTCATTAATCTGTGCTATGACGACCGAGATTCCTATTATCCGAACTTGGGCAGCAGACTCAAAAACCTCTACCACAAACACATCACCAAAGACGGCAACTATAAAAAATACCTCAAATACAGCCGCCACCTCGACGACATTCAGCAAAAATTGGCCTTGCTAAACGGCAAAAAAGCCGATTATGCGCTCTGCATCCGCGCCAATATTTACCCCAAAGAAATTATCGCCACCATCCGCGAACACAGCAATGTTTGTGTGAACTATCAATGGGATGGCGTAGGCCGCTTCCCAGATATTATTGAATATTTGGATTATTTTGACCAATGCTGGGTTTTCGACCCCGACGATATTCAAAAATATCCACAATGCCATTTCAAAGCCACCACCAATTTTTACTTTGACTTT
Above is a genomic segment from Neisseria subflava containing:
- a CDS encoding Maf family protein gives rise to the protein MEVKLPLVLGSSSVFRCGQLRRLGIDFQTASPDFDETPIAGEHASETALRLAEGKARSLAATFPAALIIGADQVAWCEGRQLGKPMNVANAQQMLADLSGKRIEFYSAIVLLNTATGKVQHHVDHTVVAMRQLTQEQISRYLEREPDAVYCAGAAKSEGLGAALLEWIESTDPHALIGLPIFRLIDFLKNEGVEVL
- a CDS encoding YceD family protein, which produces MSYPNLIDPEVFAAEGQNLQGSFLLEELDERVSSHDYPADKQTRVSFTLQGGRDRLQRLFLDLNVKADMPLICQRCITPMPFLLDETSRIVLFADEESLDEAMLADEELEGMLLEKELDVRTLVEDQILMSLPFSPRHEDCGNNGTLDEVNRDKPNPFAVLAGLKSS
- the rpmF gene encoding 50S ribosomal protein L32, which codes for MAVQQNKKSPSKRGMHRSHDALTAPSLSVDSTTGEVHRPHHISPNGMYRGRKVVKAKGE
- a CDS encoding phosphoribosyltransferase; this encodes MKRKIWYTYDDIHRVIKGLAEKIQNSGTKYDAMIAIGGGGFIPARMLRCFLEIPIYAVTTAYYDSDNEGQVTEEVKKVQWLDPIPDALKGKNVLVVDEVDDSRVTMEFCLNELLKEDFGTVGVAVLHEKIKAKAGKIPEGIPYFSGITVEDWWINYPWDALDIDEHNKLAAQNQ
- the plsX gene encoding phosphate acyltransferase PlsX, with amino-acid sequence MITLAVDAMGGDAGLAMTVPGAVDFLKQQSDVHLIMVGDEAAVRQALSLAGAPMDRITVCHAAQVVEMDEAPQSALKNKKESSMRIAINQVKEGNAQAAVSAGNTGALMATARFVLKTIPGIERPAIAKFLPSDSEHVTLALDLGANVDCTPEQLVQFAIIGSELVHALHPEKGSPRVALLNVGTEDIKGTDAVKQAFKLLSSSKLNFIGNIESNSVLYGEADVVVADGFVGNVMLKTIEGAVKFMSGAIRREFQSTLFNKLAAIAALPALKGLKGKLDPRKFNGAILLGLRGIVIKSHGGTDEVGFRYALEEAYHEAKSAGLAQIEQGVATQLAALEAAKAELETATPATEA
- a CDS encoding beta-ketoacyl-ACP synthase III; its protein translation is MQYAKISGTGSYLPANRVSNDDLAKKVDTSDEWITTRTGIKFRHIADDSEKTSDLAAESARRALADANLQADDIDLIIVATATPDMQFPSTATIVQQKLGIANGCPAFDVQAVCAGFMYALTTANAYIKSGMAKNALVIGAETFSRIVDWNDRTTCVLFGDGAGAVVLSASDEPGIIHSKLKADGNYLNLLNVPGQIANGQICGSPYISMDGPGVFKFAVKMLAKIADDVIEEAGYTADQIDWIVPHQANKRIIDSTAKHLGLSMDKVILTVQDHGNTSAASIPLALDVGIKNGQIKRGQNLLLEGIGGGFAWGAVLVKY
- a CDS encoding DUF1294 domain-containing protein; translation: MKSLTFALCISILFLGVTFMVLPKLAIAYLALSAYVFLLYYLDKQRARNHGRRIPEAKLHLLNLFGGWPGGYCGSLAFRHKTSKPGFVRTFRLTAATNTVATLLLLADTLKHSNQ
- the fabD gene encoding ACP S-malonyltransferase, translating into MSFAFFFPGQGSQSLGMMNGFAEQAIVKATFDEASAVLGQDLWAMINGEDAELIGQTVNTQPIMLAAGIATYRAYLEAGGKIPSVVAGHSLGEYTALVAAGALDFADAVKLVRLRAELMQSAVPQGVGAMAAILGLEDEQVKAICAEAAQGEVVEAVNFNSPGQVVIAGNTAAVERAMAAAKEAGAKRALPLPVSVPSHCSLMKPAAEKLAEALKDITIKQPQIRVIHNADVASYDDADKIKDALVRQLYSPVRWTETVNALVSEGITESAECGPGKVLAGLAKRINKEAACSALTNADQVAAFIEAH